In Nostoc sp. CENA543, a single genomic region encodes these proteins:
- a CDS encoding aldehyde dehydrogenase family protein yields the protein MINPLNCQNYINGQWLSATEENILASHNPANKTEVVATFPRSQVEDVDLAVAAAREAYQSWRKVPAPARAEYIFRVGELLAEHKEELAQLISREMGKPLTEARGDVQEGIDCAFYSAGEGRRLFGQTTPSEMPNKFAMTVRMPIGVCALITPWNFPVAIPCWKAMPALVCGNTVILKPAEDTPACATKLVEIFAAAGLPPGVINLLHGVGEEVGKALVEHPDIDLVSFTGSSETGAYVGATCGRTHKRVCLEMGGKNAQVVMEDADLELALDGAVWGAFGTTGQRCTATSRLILHRDIKEKFTSMLCERAEKLRLGAGDQPETEIGPIINHRQLQRVSDYMKIAREEGAEILIGGEIATEGDLKAGYFFQPTVLDHVTPQMRVAREEIFGPVVALIEVSTFEEAIAILNDTKYGLSSSVYTRDINRAFTAMRDIAAGITYINGPTIGAEVHLPFGGVKQTGNGHREAGTTALDVFTEWKSVYVDFSGSLQRAQIDNR from the coding sequence ATGATAAATCCGCTAAATTGCCAAAATTATATTAACGGTCAGTGGTTGAGTGCTACCGAGGAAAATATCCTAGCTAGTCATAACCCTGCTAATAAAACTGAAGTTGTCGCAACTTTCCCCCGTTCTCAAGTGGAGGATGTAGATTTAGCTGTGGCTGCTGCTAGAGAAGCTTATCAAAGTTGGCGAAAAGTCCCCGCCCCAGCTAGAGCCGAATACATCTTTCGTGTAGGAGAATTGTTAGCTGAACATAAGGAAGAACTAGCACAGTTAATTAGTCGGGAGATGGGTAAACCATTAACTGAGGCTAGGGGTGATGTACAAGAAGGGATTGACTGTGCTTTTTATAGTGCTGGGGAAGGAAGGCGACTGTTTGGACAAACGACACCTTCGGAAATGCCCAATAAGTTCGCTATGACGGTGAGAATGCCCATTGGGGTTTGTGCTTTAATTACACCGTGGAATTTCCCTGTAGCTATTCCCTGTTGGAAAGCAATGCCGGCTTTAGTATGTGGAAATACAGTCATTCTCAAACCGGCGGAAGATACGCCGGCTTGTGCAACTAAATTAGTAGAAATTTTCGCCGCCGCAGGTTTACCACCAGGAGTAATTAACTTATTACATGGGGTGGGGGAAGAAGTAGGAAAAGCTTTAGTTGAACACCCAGACATTGATTTAGTGTCCTTTACCGGTTCTTCGGAAACAGGTGCTTATGTAGGTGCAACTTGTGGACGGACTCACAAACGCGTCTGTTTAGAAATGGGTGGTAAAAATGCCCAAGTTGTCATGGAAGATGCAGACTTAGAATTGGCTTTGGATGGTGCTGTTTGGGGTGCATTCGGCACAACTGGACAACGTTGTACGGCTACTAGTCGTTTGATTTTACACCGCGATATCAAAGAAAAATTTACGAGTATGCTGTGTGAACGTGCCGAAAAGTTACGTTTGGGTGCTGGTGATCAGCCAGAGACAGAAATCGGCCCGATAATTAACCACAGACAATTGCAACGGGTCAGTGATTATATGAAAATTGCCCGTGAGGAAGGTGCAGAAATATTAATTGGTGGGGAAATTGCTACTGAGGGTGATTTAAAAGCGGGTTACTTTTTTCAGCCGACGGTTTTAGATCATGTCACACCTCAAATGCGGGTGGCGCGAGAAGAGATATTTGGCCCTGTGGTGGCGTTAATTGAGGTGAGTACCTTTGAAGAAGCGATCGCCATTTTAAATGATACCAAATATGGTCTTTCTTCTTCAGTCTATACTCGCGACATCAACCGCGCCTTTACTGCTATGCGCGACATTGCAGCAGGTATTACTTACATTAATGGCCCTACCATTGGCGCAGAAGTACATTTACCTTTTGGTGGTGTCAAACAAACAGGTAACGGACACAGAGAAGCGGGAACGACTGCCTTAGATGTTTTTACTGAGTGGAAAAGTGTTTATGTTGACTTTTCTGGCAGTTTACAACGCGCTCAAATTGATAATCGTTAG